In Apium graveolens cultivar Ventura chromosome 10, ASM990537v1, whole genome shotgun sequence, the following are encoded in one genomic region:
- the LOC141690728 gene encoding tetrahydroberberine oxidase-like, whose translation MKISATTAFTCFLFLLTSSAADPTQNFLQCLNRHSYGISEFVYTRKSSNYSETLLYSINNLRFAKPDTPKPLVIIKALSESHIQSVIYCSKKHNLDMRIRSGGHSFEGLSYVSPLPFVILDLVNFKSFSAETKTNTAWIGSGLTNGELYYKIGKTSDRLGFPSGLFGNVGVGGLISGGGYGMMMRKFGLAADHVIDARLIDSNGRILDRKLMGEDWFWAIRGGGGGSFGVVVSWKVRLLPVPKTVTVYKVYRTVEQNLTSIFHRYQSVATKLPNELVIKADGQSIVSNDSRRSDKRTVRFLFEALYLGGVDKMLSVMQQQFPELGVVRKDCFEVSWLEAMVYFSGFELFTPPEILLNITVLPRPAFKSNNDYTQVPIPVKGLEGLWEMMYKLPPLKATLQFTPYGGRMDEISESALPFPYRAGTLFKFNRFAETDKDEAERMGWIKSLAKYLTPYVTKNPRSAYVNYVDLTMGTNNLKGTTSYQQASRWGKRYFKNNFDRLVKIKSAVDPDNFFRHEQSIPPISI comes from the coding sequence ATGAAGATCAGTGCTACAACTGCGTTTACTTGTTTTCTATTTTTGTTAACATCATCAGCTGCAGATCCTACACAAAACTTTCTTCAGTGCCTCAACCGTCACTCTTATGGCATTTCCGAGTTTGTGTACACTCGAAAAAGCAGCAACTACTCAGAAACTTTGCTGTACTCTATTAACAATCTGCGTTTTGCCAAGCCCGATACGCCTAAACCTCTAGTCATTATTAAGGCACTGAGCGAATCGCATATCCAGTCTGTGATTTATTGCTCCAAGAAACATAATTTGGATATGAGAATTAGAAGCGGTGGCCATAGTTTCGAGGGACTTTCTTATGTTTCCCCACTCCCTTTCGTTATACTTGATCTTGTTAATTTCAAATCATTCAGTGCTGAAACTAAAACCAATACTGCTTGGATCGGTTCGGGTTTAACCAACGGGGAACTTTATTACAAGATTGGAAAGACAAGTGATCGGCTTGGGTTTCCATCAGGTTTATTTGGGAATGTGGGTGTTGGGGGACTTATAAGTGGAGGGGGTTATGGCATGATGATGCGAAAGTTCGGACTCGCTGCAGATCACGTGATTGATGCTCGTTTGATTGATTCGAATGGACGAATTCTAGACCGGAAATTAATGGGGGAAGATTGGTTCTGGGCTATTAGAGGAGGTGGTGGTGGAAGCTTTGGAGTTGTTGTTTCCTGGAAAGTAAGATTACTTCCTGTTCCCAAAACCGTGACTGTTTACAAAGTCTACAGAACGGTCGAACAAAATCTCACATCCATTTTCCATCGGTACCAATCTGTTGCAACCAAGTTGCCCAATGAGTTGGTAATCAAGGCTGATGGACAGAGTATTGTGAGCAATGACAGTCGTCGTTCGGATAAGAGAACAGTGAGATTCTTATTCGAAGCCTTATACCTAGGCGGAGTTGATAAAATGCTCTCTGTGATGCAACAACAGTTCCCGGAGCTTGGCGTGGTAAGAAAAGATTGTTTCGAAGTAAGCTGGCTCGAGGCAATGGTTTACTTCTCAGGTTTTGAATTGTTCACCCCTCCCGAAATCTTACTGAACATTACAGTTCTACCTAGACCCGCATTCAAATCAAATAATGACTACACTCAAGTACCAATTCCTGTAAAAGGTCTAGAAGGTCTGTGGGAAATGATGTACAAACTACCTCCGCTAAAAGCAACTTTACAATTCACACCTTATGGAGGCAGAATGGATGAAATTTCAGAATCTGCACTTCCATTCCCTTATAGAGCCGGAACCTTGTTCAAGTTTAACAGGTTCGCAGAAACTGATAAAGATGAAGCTGAACGAATGGGATGGATTAAAAGTTTAGCAAAATATTTGACTCCATATGTAACCAAGAATCCAAGAAGTGCATATGTTAATTATGTCGACCTGACGATGGGGACTAACAATCTCAAAGGCACCACAAGCTACCAACAGGCAAGTAGATGGGGAAAACGCTACTTCAAGAATAATTTTGACAGGTTGGTTAAAATCAAATCAGCTGTTGATCCCGATAACTTCTTCAGACATGAGCAAAGCATACCTCCCATATCTATTTGA